One region of Oxalobacteraceae bacterium OTU3CAMAD1 genomic DNA includes:
- a CDS encoding metallophosphoesterase translates to MTLPPGKAPRGARHSRFRRYTETVMNAALLGGLVASLSYRLGLHGRLGVTRYSVALAPERRLPRPLKIAFASDFHAGPPTHAGLFDDLFARLDAERPDLLLLGGDYVHGPARYAEALCAGLAACRPPLGKLAVFGNHDLITDHDLIERLFARAGVEMLVNRARPLPAPFDGVSVCGMDDPWTGAPDGHATFAGAAATRVLLMHAPDGLLRLDGHRFDVGFAGHTHGGQIATGDGTPLVMPRGPLSRPFHYGRFPLPGNGELIVSRGVGCSGIPVRINADPELVICTVQ, encoded by the coding sequence ATGACATTACCTCCGGGCAAGGCCCCGCGCGGCGCGCGCCACTCCCGGTTCCGGCGCTACACCGAAACGGTCATGAACGCCGCGTTGCTGGGTGGACTGGTGGCGTCGCTGAGCTATCGCCTCGGCCTGCACGGGCGCCTGGGTGTGACGCGTTACAGCGTGGCGCTGGCGCCCGAGCGCCGCCTGCCGCGGCCCCTCAAGATCGCCTTCGCCTCCGATTTCCACGCCGGTCCGCCGACCCACGCCGGCCTCTTCGACGACCTGTTCGCCCGCCTCGATGCCGAGCGGCCCGACCTGCTGCTGCTGGGCGGCGACTACGTCCACGGCCCGGCGCGCTATGCGGAGGCGCTGTGCGCGGGACTGGCGGCCTGCCGGCCGCCGCTGGGCAAGCTGGCCGTATTCGGCAACCACGACCTGATCACCGACCACGACCTCATCGAGCGCTTGTTCGCGCGCGCCGGGGTGGAGATGCTGGTCAACCGCGCGCGCCCGCTGCCGGCGCCGTTCGACGGCGTGTCGGTGTGCGGCATGGACGATCCGTGGACCGGCGCGCCAGACGGCCACGCCACCTTCGCCGGCGCCGCCGCCACGCGGGTGCTGCTGATGCACGCGCCGGACGGCCTGCTGCGCCTGGACGGCCACCGCTTCGACGTCGGTTTCGCCGGCCACACGCACGGCGGGCAAATCGCCACCGGCGACGGCACGCCGCTGGTGATGCCGCGCGGGCCGCTTTCGCGTCCCTTTCATTATGGGCGTTTCCCGTTGCCCGGCAACGGCGAGCTGATCGTCAGTCGCGGCGTGGGTTGCAGCGGCATCCCGGTGCGCATCAACGCCGATCCGGAACTGGTGATTTGCACTGTGCAATAA
- a CDS encoding GNAT family N-acetyltransferase produces MNKPIPSISLTPEDPGAADCVALMAELSTVLEEITGSSGKASFDADDVRGPMACFVVARDAAGVAQGCGALRPLEPGVAEIKRMYARRHSSGIGSAVLTYLEREAAALGYQAIWLETRLVNRRAVDFYSARGYVRMPNYGKYIGNPLAVCFEKQLPGA; encoded by the coding sequence ATGAACAAGCCCATCCCCTCAATATCGCTCACGCCCGAAGATCCCGGCGCCGCCGACTGCGTGGCGTTGATGGCGGAGTTGTCGACGGTGCTCGAGGAGATCACCGGCAGCAGCGGCAAGGCCTCGTTCGACGCCGACGACGTGCGCGGCCCGATGGCGTGTTTTGTCGTCGCGCGCGACGCCGCAGGCGTGGCCCAGGGGTGCGGCGCCTTGCGGCCGCTGGAGCCCGGCGTGGCCGAGATCAAGCGCATGTACGCGCGCCGCCACAGCAGCGGCATCGGCAGTGCCGTGCTGACCTACCTGGAGCGCGAGGCGGCGGCGCTGGGCTATCAGGCGATCTGGCTCGAGACGCGGCTGGTGAACCGCCGCGCCGTCGATTTCTATTCGGCGCGCGGCTACGTGCGCATGCCCAACTACGGCAAATACATCGGCAATCCGCTGGCAGTTTGCTTCGAGAAACAACTGCCCGGAGCCTAG
- a CDS encoding MBL fold metallo-hydrolase: MKFRFWGVRGSIPSPGPRTARYGGNTTCIEVRTDDDTLIIIDGGTGLFSLAQSLIQNKTVPIHANIFITHSHWDHIHGLPFFTPLFVRDSRVRLHGVTDPVTGNGIEHVMGVQLQNSYFPVSETQMDATIEYHTLTVGEAIQVGDATVNNVVMNHPVTDLGYRIDCNGKSLFFTGDHEPFYNIHEAGHPEHAAYERWMRERSAAIDAMAMGVDALIVDCSYTREEYPAKRGWGHGTFDSALALALRTGAGTLYCTHHEPTRGDDELEAVFADVMARHASLLGGLKVVLAYEGMEIELGNRTGESEETRRAD; encoded by the coding sequence ATGAAATTCAGATTTTGGGGAGTACGCGGCTCCATCCCCTCGCCGGGGCCGCGCACCGCGCGCTACGGCGGCAACACCACCTGCATCGAAGTGCGCACCGATGACGACACCTTGATTATCATCGACGGCGGCACCGGCCTGTTCTCGCTCGCGCAATCCTTGATTCAAAACAAAACCGTCCCCATCCACGCCAACATTTTTATCACGCACAGCCATTGGGACCATATCCACGGGCTGCCGTTCTTTACGCCGCTGTTCGTACGCGACAGCCGGGTGCGCCTGCACGGGGTCACCGACCCGGTCACCGGCAACGGCATTGAGCACGTGATGGGTGTGCAGTTGCAAAATAGCTATTTCCCCGTCAGCGAAACGCAGATGGACGCCACCATCGAGTATCACACGCTGACGGTGGGCGAGGCGATCCAGGTGGGCGACGCCACCGTCAACAACGTGGTGATGAACCATCCGGTGACCGACCTGGGGTATCGCATCGATTGCAACGGCAAGTCGCTGTTTTTCACCGGCGACCACGAGCCTTTTTACAATATCCACGAGGCCGGCCACCCGGAGCACGCGGCCTACGAGCGCTGGATGCGCGAACGCAGCGCCGCCATCGACGCCATGGCGATGGGCGTCGACGCGCTGATCGTCGATTGTTCGTATACGCGGGAGGAGTATCCCGCCAAGCGCGGGTGGGGACATGGCACCTTCGACTCGGCGTTGGCGCTGGCGCTGCGCACCGGCGCTGGCACCTTGTATTGCACCCACCACGAGCCGACCCGTGGCGACGACGAGCTGGAGGCGGTGTTCGCCGACGTGATGGCGCGCCACGCGTCGCTGCTCGGCGGGCTGAAGGTGGTGCTGGCGTACGAGGGAATGGAAATCGAGTTGGGCAATCGCACCGGCGAAAGCGAGGAAACACGTAGGGCGGATTAG
- a CDS encoding GAF domain-containing protein: MPELNQTQIAQRLDQLTELSVELGGTHDTDSLLERILVVAKSMTNADGGTLYRPSADKRSLDFNILWNDTLGMRQGGANGEPVTAPSIPLYEAGGERNLSSVAAYAAHFGQSVNIEDVYKADVFNFSGMVAFDRQRHYHSQSFLTVPMSDHEGELVGVLQLINAIDAETGAIRAFSSTDQRFIEALAAQAAVALTHQRLIRQLEELLESLVNLINIGIDEKSPYTGRHCQFVPELTMMLAEAVHATETGPMAGFRMTDADRKELWLAGLLHDCGKITTPVHVVDKATKLETISDRIHTIDTRFEVLLRDAEIAALKQKLAAGGDPVRLAAIDAELARRQADLREERDFIRFANVGAEAMSVEHQQRVRGIAARRWTGPDGDERDFLDADEVTNLTIRFGTLTEAERKIINNHIVVTIRMLEALPWPKHLKNVPEYAGGHHERMDGRGYPRGLTGDQMSVQARLMAIADIFEALTAQDRPYKKGKMLSESLRILGQFSLNGHIDPDLFDIFIRSKIYLEFARKNMDEKQIDVIDESRIPGYTP; the protein is encoded by the coding sequence ATGCCAGAGTTGAATCAAACGCAGATTGCCCAGCGTCTCGACCAGTTGACGGAACTCAGCGTTGAGCTGGGCGGCACGCACGACACCGACTCCTTGCTGGAGCGGATACTGGTCGTCGCCAAGAGCATGACCAACGCCGACGGCGGCACCCTGTACCGGCCCAGCGCGGACAAGCGCTCGCTCGACTTCAATATCCTGTGGAACGACACCCTGGGCATGCGTCAGGGCGGCGCCAACGGCGAGCCGGTCACGGCGCCGTCGATTCCGCTGTACGAGGCCGGCGGCGAGCGCAACCTGTCGTCGGTGGCGGCGTACGCGGCCCATTTCGGCCAGTCGGTCAACATCGAGGACGTCTACAAGGCCGACGTCTTCAACTTCTCCGGCATGGTCGCATTCGACCGCCAGCGCCACTACCACTCGCAATCGTTCCTGACGGTGCCGATGAGCGACCACGAAGGCGAACTGGTCGGCGTGCTGCAATTGATCAACGCCATCGACGCCGAGACCGGCGCCATCCGCGCCTTCTCGTCCACCGACCAGCGCTTCATCGAGGCGCTGGCCGCGCAGGCGGCCGTGGCGCTGACGCACCAGCGCCTGATCCGCCAGCTCGAGGAACTGCTCGAATCGCTGGTCAACCTGATCAACATCGGCATCGATGAGAAGTCGCCCTACACCGGGCGCCATTGCCAGTTCGTGCCGGAGCTGACGATGATGCTGGCCGAGGCGGTGCATGCCACCGAGACCGGCCCGATGGCCGGCTTCCGCATGACCGACGCCGACCGCAAGGAACTGTGGCTGGCCGGCCTGCTGCACGATTGCGGCAAGATCACCACCCCGGTGCACGTGGTCGACAAGGCCACCAAGCTCGAGACCATCAGCGACCGCATCCACACCATCGACACCCGCTTCGAGGTGCTGCTGCGCGACGCCGAAATCGCCGCGCTCAAGCAGAAGCTGGCCGCCGGCGGCGACCCCGTCCGGCTGGCCGCGATCGACGCCGAGCTGGCGCGCCGCCAGGCCGACCTGCGCGAGGAGCGCGACTTCATCCGCTTCGCCAACGTCGGCGCCGAGGCCATGTCGGTCGAGCACCAGCAGCGCGTGCGCGGCATCGCCGCGCGCCGCTGGACCGGCCCGGACGGCGACGAGCGCGACTTTCTCGACGCCGACGAGGTGACGAACCTGACCATCCGCTTCGGCACCCTGACCGAGGCCGAGCGCAAGATCATCAACAACCACATCGTGGTGACGATCCGCATGCTCGAGGCGCTGCCGTGGCCCAAGCACCTCAAGAACGTGCCGGAATACGCCGGCGGCCACCACGAGCGCATGGACGGCAGGGGCTATCCGCGCGGCCTGACCGGCGACCAGATGTCGGTGCAGGCGCGGCTGATGGCCATCGCCGACATCTTCGAGGCGCTCACGGCCCAGGACCGTCCGTACAAGAAGGGCAAGATGCTGTCGGAATCGCTGCGCATCCTCGGCCAGTTCTCGCTCAACGGCCACATCGATCCGGACCTGTTCGACATTTTCATCCGCAGCAAGATCTATCTGGAATTCGCCCGCAAGAACATGGACGAGAAGCAGATCGACGTGATCGACGAATCGCGGATTCCCGGCTATACGCCGTAA
- a CDS encoding adenylate/guanylate cyclase domain-containing protein: MLVTALGAAYALGFYDNGTVARLDSLIAGERMKLQAPVLDPRIVIVDIDGKALSEFGRFPWSRDIQARLVSQLTRHYRVGAVGYDISFPEPDTSSGYGVLERLSAGELKDVPALRERLEQLRPAMDYDGLFAAALQGQPVVLGFNLSPDQVKGALPAPLFSEQDLNGRELLAYSADGYEANVAPLARAAAGAGSFSVVTDPDGIVRTAGLIQQVGADYYPSLSLATAGVYLKARAIKPYLDRSVDRMSQSQQDSGGYDFLSLFLPGGQRLIPVGEAMTTVIQFRGNGGPRGGAFRYVSAADVLTGRAPAAVLKGAVVLIGTTAPGLVDLRATPVNPEFPGVEIHANIIKSILDDNFKARPDTAIAVEAGLILLAGLLLTFALPALAPLQAILLGAAALGASVAFNYYLYSERDLLFHLAMQLIVIAAIFVFNVAWGYFFEVRKGRALVSRFGEYVAPELVAEMAANPEQYHMDGESRELTVLFVDVRGFTTISEGLTPKALREYINLYLTAMSEDIRDSHRGTLDKYIGDAVMAFWGAPVAFADHASRAVATSLLMQASAQRLNDDFLARGWPPLKIGIGLNTGLMHVGDMGSKIRRAYTVMGDAVNLGARLEGITKVYGVGIAVGAATRAAAPEFAYRELDLVRVKGKREPVAIFEPLAPASALDAATAEGLARWHEALAAVRAQQWDRAMSIIAQLHDLSPDDRLYSLYTERIAYYRAHPPGDDWDGVTTFDTK, translated from the coding sequence ATGCTCGTCACCGCGCTCGGCGCGGCCTATGCGCTGGGTTTCTACGACAACGGCACCGTCGCCCGCCTCGACAGCCTGATCGCCGGCGAGCGCATGAAGCTGCAGGCGCCGGTGCTCGATCCGCGCATCGTCATCGTCGACATCGACGGCAAGGCGCTGAGCGAATTCGGCCGCTTCCCGTGGAGCCGCGACATCCAGGCGCGGCTTGTCTCCCAACTGACCCGCCACTACCGGGTGGGCGCGGTCGGCTACGATATCTCCTTTCCCGAGCCGGACACCAGTTCCGGCTACGGCGTGCTGGAGCGGTTGTCGGCCGGCGAACTGAAGGACGTGCCGGCGCTGCGCGAACGGCTCGAACAACTGCGCCCGGCGATGGACTACGACGGCCTGTTCGCCGCCGCGCTGCAAGGGCAGCCGGTGGTGCTCGGCTTTAACCTGTCGCCGGACCAGGTCAAGGGTGCGCTGCCGGCGCCGCTGTTCAGCGAACAGGATTTGAACGGCCGCGAACTGCTGGCTTATTCGGCCGACGGCTACGAGGCCAACGTGGCGCCGCTGGCGCGCGCGGCCGCCGGCGCCGGCAGCTTCTCGGTGGTCACCGATCCGGACGGCATCGTCCGCACCGCCGGCCTGATCCAGCAGGTCGGCGCCGATTACTACCCGTCGCTGTCGCTGGCCACGGCCGGCGTGTACCTGAAGGCGCGCGCCATCAAACCCTATCTCGACCGCTCGGTCGACCGCATGTCGCAAAGCCAGCAGGACAGCGGCGGCTACGATTTCCTGTCGCTGTTCCTGCCCGGCGGCCAGCGCCTGATCCCGGTGGGCGAGGCGATGACAACGGTGATCCAGTTCCGCGGCAACGGCGGCCCGCGCGGCGGCGCCTTCCGCTACGTGTCGGCGGCCGACGTGCTGACCGGGCGCGCCCCGGCCGCGGTGCTCAAGGGCGCGGTGGTGCTGATCGGCACCACAGCGCCGGGCCTGGTCGACCTGCGCGCCACGCCCGTCAACCCCGAGTTCCCCGGTGTCGAGATCCACGCCAACATCATCAAGTCCATCCTCGACGACAATTTCAAGGCGCGTCCGGACACCGCGATCGCCGTCGAGGCCGGGCTGATCCTGCTGGCCGGCCTGTTGCTGACGTTCGCGCTGCCAGCGCTGGCGCCGCTGCAGGCCATCCTGCTGGGCGCGGCGGCGCTGGGCGCCAGCGTCGCCTTCAACTACTACCTGTACAGCGAGCGCGACCTGCTGTTCCACCTGGCGATGCAGCTGATCGTCATCGCCGCCATCTTCGTGTTCAACGTCGCCTGGGGTTATTTTTTCGAGGTGCGCAAGGGCAGGGCGCTGGTGTCGCGCTTCGGCGAATACGTCGCCCCCGAGCTGGTGGCCGAGATGGCCGCCAATCCCGAGCAATACCATATGGACGGCGAAAGCCGCGAGCTGACGGTGCTGTTCGTCGACGTGCGCGGCTTCACCACCATCTCCGAGGGGCTGACGCCGAAGGCGCTGCGCGAATACATCAACCTGTACCTGACGGCGATGTCGGAGGACATCCGCGACAGCCACCGGGGCACGCTCGATAAATACATCGGCGACGCCGTCATGGCGTTCTGGGGCGCGCCGGTGGCCTTCGCCGACCACGCCAGCCGCGCCGTCGCCACCTCGCTGCTGATGCAGGCCAGCGCGCAACGCCTCAACGACGACTTCCTCGCGCGCGGCTGGCCGCCACTGAAGATCGGCATCGGCCTGAACACCGGCCTGATGCACGTGGGCGACATGGGGTCCAAGATCCGCCGCGCCTACACCGTCATGGGCGACGCGGTCAACCTCGGCGCCCGGCTCGAGGGCATCACCAAGGTCTACGGCGTCGGCATCGCCGTCGGCGCGGCCACGCGCGCGGCGGCGCCGGAATTCGCCTACCGCGAGCTGGACCTGGTGCGGGTCAAGGGCAAGCGCGAGCCGGTGGCCATCTTCGAGCCGCTGGCGCCGGCAAGCGCGCTTGACGCGGCGACCGCCGAAGGGCTGGCACGCTGGCACGAGGCGCTGGCCGCCGTGCGGGCGCAACAGTGGGATAGAGCCATGTCAATAATTGCCCAATTGCATGACTTATCCCCGGACGACCGCCTGTATTCCTTATACACTGAACGCATTGCCTACTACCGGGCCCATCCGCCGGGCGACGACTGGGACGGCGTCACGACGTTCGACACCAAATAG